From the Deinococcus radiophilus genome, one window contains:
- a CDS encoding L-lactate MFS transporter, producing the protein MGFLDRIHSVAPPGWNRWLVPPAALAVHLSIGQIYGYSVFNKPLTRQISGDLDAAQGAAGDWSLLQVGLIFSVALFFLGASSALFGKWVEREGPRKTMFASALLFCTGFVVAAIGVRMHSLPLIILGNGVLGGIGLGLGYISPVSTLMKWFPDRPGLATGMAIMGFGGGALLGSPLGTALMNRFAGDGTLGVSSAFLWMAGIYFLMMMFGAFLVRVPREDWKPAGWAPTENAANAMISRHHVLVDEAMKTPQFWLLFAVLFLNVTAGIGVLGQASVMIQEMFSDSVLGDGRGVTAAAAAGFVGLLSIFNMAGRFIWSSTSDRIGRKPTYMIFFALGTLLYFLVPQFGQMGSLVLFILAMCVIMSMYGGGFATIPAYLRDMFGTRNVGAIHGRLLLAWSAAAIAGPTLLNGFRDRQIAAGVAPADAYSTVMYIMAGLLVLGFIANWLVRPVAERHWVPAEEPVTAELGKP; encoded by the coding sequence ATGGGATTCCTGGACCGCATACACTCGGTGGCCCCGCCAGGCTGGAACCGCTGGCTGGTGCCACCTGCTGCACTGGCCGTTCACCTCAGCATCGGGCAGATTTATGGATACTCGGTGTTCAACAAGCCGCTGACCCGTCAGATCAGCGGGGATCTGGACGCCGCACAGGGCGCAGCCGGAGACTGGAGCCTGCTGCAGGTCGGCCTGATCTTCAGCGTGGCGCTCTTTTTCCTAGGTGCGTCTTCGGCACTTTTCGGCAAATGGGTCGAGCGCGAAGGCCCGCGCAAGACCATGTTCGCCTCGGCGCTGCTGTTTTGCACTGGATTTGTGGTGGCGGCCATCGGTGTGCGGATGCACAGCCTGCCGCTGATCATTCTGGGCAATGGCGTGCTAGGCGGCATCGGTCTGGGGCTAGGCTATATCAGCCCGGTCAGTACCCTGATGAAATGGTTCCCGGACCGCCCTGGCCTGGCGACAGGTATGGCGATCATGGGCTTCGGCGGCGGCGCTCTGCTGGGCAGCCCACTGGGCACCGCCCTGATGAACCGCTTTGCTGGCGACGGCACCCTGGGCGTCAGCAGCGCTTTTCTGTGGATGGCGGGCATCTACTTCCTGATGATGATGTTCGGGGCCTTTCTGGTACGGGTGCCACGTGAAGACTGGAAGCCTGCAGGCTGGGCCCCCACTGAGAACGCTGCTAACGCCATGATCTCCCGGCACCATGTGCTGGTAGACGAGGCCATGAAGACGCCACAGTTCTGGCTCCTGTTCGCCGTGCTGTTCCTGAACGTGACCGCAGGCATCGGCGTGCTGGGGCAGGCCAGCGTGATGATTCAGGAGATGTTCAGCGACAGCGTTCTTGGCGATGGTCGGGGCGTTACCGCTGCCGCTGCCGCTGGCTTCGTGGGCCTGCTCAGCATCTTCAATATGGCGGGCCGATTCATCTGGTCGTCCACTTCGGACCGTATCGGGCGCAAGCCGACTTACATGATCTTCTTTGCACTGGGAACCTTACTGTACTTTCTGGTGCCGCAGTTCGGCCAGATGGGAAGCCTGGTGCTGTTCATCCTCGCCATGTGCGTCATCATGAGCATGTATGGCGGTGGCTTTGCGACCATCCCCGCCTATCTGCGCGACATGTTCGGCACCCGCAACGTGGGCGCCATTCACGGACGGCTGCTGCTGGCCTGGAGCGCTGCCGCCATTGCCGGACCAACCCTGCTCAACGGTTTCCGTGACCGTCAGATTGCGGCAGGCGTGGCCCCCGCCGACGCCTACAGCACAGTGATGTACATCATGGCTGGGCTGCTGGTCCTGGGCTTTATCGCCAATTGGCTGGTAAGGCCCGTGGCCGAGCGGCACTGGGTCCCGGCTGAAGAACCCGTCACCGCCGAGCTGGGCAAGCCCTAA
- a CDS encoding MFS transporter small subunit produces the protein MTNETVRSVSPVLIALAWLVVLIPLAWGVWQTLIKVAQLF, from the coding sequence ATGACCAATGAAACCGTCCGTTCCGTCTCTCCCGTGCTGATCGCCTTGGCCTGGCTGGTCGTCTTGATTCCGCTGGCCTGGGGCGTCTGGCAAACCCTCATCAAAGTGGCGCAGCTGTTCTGA
- a CDS encoding ArsC/Spx/MgsR family protein, which produces MAEVTVQIFGTKKSKGARAAERFFKERRVGVHYVDLAQRPMSKGELTRFVQKFGLNALLDMEGKAYKDAGLEYLRVSDDSLLQKMLDDPGLLRLPLVRGGKRLAVGEDTQAKAVWAEMVG; this is translated from the coding sequence ATGGCAGAGGTCACCGTCCAGATTTTCGGCACCAAAAAGAGCAAAGGCGCACGCGCTGCCGAGCGGTTTTTCAAGGAGCGGCGCGTGGGGGTGCATTACGTGGACCTCGCTCAGCGCCCCATGAGCAAAGGCGAACTGACCCGCTTCGTGCAGAAATTTGGCTTGAATGCCCTGCTGGACATGGAGGGCAAAGCCTACAAAGACGCGGGCCTGGAATATCTGCGGGTCAGCGATGACAGCCTGCTCCAGAAAATGCTGGATGATCCTGGTCTGCTGCGCCTGCCCCTGGTGCGCGGCGGCAAGCGGCTGGCGGTCGGGGAGGACACTCAGGCCAAAGCGGTCTGGGCCGAGATGGTTGGATGA
- the ruvB gene encoding Holliday junction branch migration DNA helicase RuvB, producing the protein MTSAEFSDHALRPRSLNEYVGQTKLKDKLGVYLQAARGRSEALDHTLLFGPPGLGKTTLAHIIAYELGVNLQKTSGPAIEKPGDLAAILTNSLEEGDVLFIDEIHRLGRVAEEHLYPAMEDFKLDIVLGQGPAARTIELPLPRFTLVGATTRPGLITAPMRSRFGIIEHLEYYTAEEIGQNLLRDAGLLGFALQGEAALEIGGRSRGTMRIAKRLLRRVRDFAEVAGEPVITLERAHDALDKLGLDSAGLDDRDKKYLETLIHRFAGGPVGVDTLATAISEDALTLEDVYEPYLIQLGFIKRTPRGRVATAHAYDHLGLPVSGDGDLGFYVN; encoded by the coding sequence ATGACCTCAGCAGAATTCTCCGATCATGCCTTGCGGCCACGCAGTCTGAATGAGTATGTCGGGCAGACCAAATTGAAAGACAAGCTGGGCGTGTACCTGCAAGCGGCGCGGGGGCGCAGCGAGGCCCTGGACCACACCCTGCTGTTCGGCCCGCCGGGGTTAGGCAAGACGACGTTGGCGCACATTATCGCTTACGAGTTGGGGGTGAACCTTCAGAAGACCTCTGGCCCCGCCATCGAAAAGCCGGGTGACTTGGCTGCCATCTTGACCAACTCGCTGGAAGAGGGCGACGTGCTGTTTATTGACGAGATTCACCGCCTGGGCCGTGTGGCGGAGGAGCACCTCTACCCCGCGATGGAAGATTTCAAGCTGGACATCGTGCTGGGACAGGGCCCAGCCGCCCGCACCATCGAGCTGCCGCTGCCGCGCTTTACCCTGGTGGGCGCGACCACCCGCCCTGGTCTGATCACCGCACCGATGCGCTCGCGCTTTGGGATCATTGAGCACCTGGAATATTACACTGCCGAGGAAATCGGTCAGAACCTGCTGCGCGACGCTGGCCTGCTGGGTTTCGCGCTGCAAGGGGAAGCCGCGCTGGAGATTGGAGGTCGCAGCCGGGGCACCATGCGTATCGCCAAGCGGCTGCTGCGGCGGGTCCGCGACTTTGCCGAAGTGGCCGGCGAACCGGTGATTACCCTGGAGCGTGCCCACGACGCCCTGGACAAGCTGGGTCTGGACAGCGCCGGACTGGACGACCGCGACAAGAAGTACCTGGAAACCCTGATTCACCGCTTTGCGGGTGGTCCGGTCGGTGTGGATACGCTGGCCACGGCGATCAGTGAAGACGCGCTGACGCTGGAAGACGTGTACGAGCCGTACCTGATTCAGCTGGGCTTTATCAAGCGCACGCCACGTGGCCGGGTGGCCACCGCTCACGCCTACGATCACCTGGGCTTGCCGGTCAGCGGTGACGGTGATCTGGGCTTTTATGTGAACTGA
- a CDS encoding SCO family protein produces MKWLTPVLLLIAAVLAGLLFLRQTDPQPQYGTALADPKPLPALTLLSDQDQPAALNDSQGKLRLIFYGFVRCPDVCPTTLGVLSSQYSALPADLQDKVLVQLVSVDPVHDRPAVLREYLNRFDDRFVGLTGETASIDEAARSMFVGITRLPTAEATDHSAHMSANTETAQSGASVDTGAAPPQESAAEAAMIHSDQVSVVDIQGNFVRVYGNQAVASGQLAQDLPALVAQYGPQ; encoded by the coding sequence GTGAAATGGTTGACTCCTGTTCTCCTGCTGATTGCTGCCGTGTTGGCGGGCCTGCTCTTTTTGCGCCAGACAGACCCGCAGCCGCAGTACGGTACGGCCCTGGCCGACCCCAAGCCTCTGCCTGCGCTGACACTGCTCAGTGACCAGGATCAACCGGCGGCACTGAATGATTCACAGGGCAAATTGCGGCTGATCTTTTACGGATTCGTGCGCTGCCCGGATGTCTGCCCAACCACGCTGGGGGTGCTGTCCAGCCAGTACAGCGCCTTACCTGCCGACCTACAGGACAAAGTGCTGGTGCAACTGGTCAGTGTGGACCCGGTGCATGACCGACCGGCGGTGCTGCGCGAGTACCTCAACAGGTTCGATGACCGCTTTGTGGGTCTGACTGGAGAGACAGCGTCCATAGATGAAGCCGCCCGTAGCATGTTCGTGGGCATTACCCGCCTGCCTACCGCCGAAGCCACCGATCACTCGGCGCACATGAGCGCCAACACCGAGACAGCACAGAGCGGCGCAAGCGTGGACACGGGTGCTGCCCCCCCACAGGAAAGCGCTGCCGAGGCGGCCATGATTCACAGCGATCAGGTCAGCGTGGTGGATATCCAGGGTAATTTTGTGCGGGTGTACGGCAATCAGGCGGTGGCGAGCGGCCAGCTGGCTCAGGATCTGCCCGCACTGGTGGCGCAGTATGGTCCACAGTAG
- a CDS encoding cbb3-type cytochrome c oxidase subunit I yields MTVQHSSHTAERKGIGAVLWDMMNTVDHKKIGLMYIILSLVGLAVGGILAVMIRLQLALPNQDFLVGNMYNQVLTMHAAVMLFFFLIPIGLFGFGNYFLPLQLGVRDVALPRLNTFAVWSFAFSLILALLAIVGGGYPTVGWTFYYPLTLDGNQTGVAIFMMAILLNGLGSLFGSANFAATIMNLRAEGMSLWQMPIFTWSLFATAILQLISLSGLTAAALTTFLEIKLGLSMYKADIGAAPVLFQQFFWFYSHPAVYVMLLPYLGIAAEVASTMSRKPLFGYRVMVYSMMAIVFVSLLVWVHHMFAVGVPEAWQIAFMIATLIVAVPTGVKIFNLIFTMWGGRIMMKTPTLWLVGFIFNFLIGGITGVSLGMIPFDYQVTASYYVVAHFHNVMMFGTAFLAMAGIYYWWPKMTGRFLDEKLGRLHFWLFMIGSWMTFLPQYILGLLGMPRRYYTYPEGNYAWTELNFISTIGALILLVGGAVMVWAMLQSMRKPITAGPNPWGGYTLEWATSSPPPAYNFAVDFPKTFPSERPLYDWEKNGDTLTPLDPKTIHLPVDSPWPFLTAFALLPMGFGLTFGWFTPYLPDTGLQSWSDMTGLFKFASVLLYLSLPLFFYALFKWAGTREYDVPVAHHGVTKYDNGFLGMAWFIISEVTLFGVLLAGFIYYRATGLAEPDPISRPAMWLAILNTIVLVSSSMTIHTAEQMQHQGRHKWARILMFITLLLGAVFMIFQVYEFTLFGLESDWQQNLWQACFFIIVGLHGLHILIGATGVALPFYQSMTSKIDKYNHGSLAPASMYWHLVDVVWLLIVALFYAW; encoded by the coding sequence ATGACGGTCCAACACTCTTCCCACACCGCCGAGCGTAAAGGCATTGGTGCGGTGCTGTGGGACATGATGAACACCGTAGACCACAAGAAGATCGGGCTGATGTACATCATCCTGTCGCTGGTGGGTCTGGCGGTGGGCGGCATCCTGGCCGTGATGATTCGTCTGCAACTGGCACTGCCCAATCAGGACTTCCTGGTCGGCAACATGTACAACCAGGTGCTGACCATGCACGCGGCGGTCATGCTGTTCTTCTTCTTGATTCCTATCGGCCTTTTCGGCTTCGGGAACTATTTCCTCCCCCTGCAACTGGGTGTGCGCGATGTGGCGCTGCCCCGGCTCAACACCTTCGCGGTGTGGTCCTTCGCCTTTTCGCTGATTCTGGCTTTGCTGGCCATTGTGGGCGGCGGCTACCCCACTGTCGGCTGGACGTTCTACTACCCACTGACGCTGGACGGCAACCAGACCGGCGTGGCCATTTTCATGATGGCGATTTTGCTGAACGGCCTGGGTTCGTTGTTCGGGAGCGCCAACTTTGCTGCCACCATCATGAACCTGCGTGCCGAGGGCATGAGCCTGTGGCAGATGCCCATCTTCACCTGGTCGCTGTTCGCCACGGCCATCTTGCAGCTGATCAGCCTGAGTGGCCTGACTGCCGCTGCGCTGACCACCTTCTTGGAAATCAAGCTGGGCCTGAGTATGTACAAGGCCGACATTGGTGCGGCGCCCGTACTGTTCCAGCAGTTCTTCTGGTTCTACTCGCACCCGGCGGTGTACGTCATGCTGCTGCCTTACCTGGGCATTGCTGCCGAGGTGGCGAGCACCATGAGCCGCAAGCCGCTGTTCGGCTACCGCGTCATGGTGTACTCCATGATGGCCATCGTGTTTGTGTCGCTGCTGGTGTGGGTGCACCACATGTTCGCCGTGGGCGTCCCTGAAGCCTGGCAAATTGCCTTCATGATCGCCACCCTGATCGTGGCTGTGCCCACGGGCGTCAAGATCTTCAACCTGATCTTCACCATGTGGGGTGGCCGCATCATGATGAAGACGCCGACCCTGTGGCTGGTGGGCTTTATCTTCAACTTCCTGATCGGTGGAATTACCGGCGTGTCGCTGGGCATGATTCCCTTCGACTATCAGGTGACGGCCTCTTACTACGTGGTGGCCCACTTCCACAACGTGATGATGTTCGGCACCGCCTTCCTGGCGATGGCCGGTATCTACTACTGGTGGCCCAAGATGACGGGCCGCTTCCTGGACGAGAAACTGGGCCGCTTGCACTTCTGGCTCTTTATGATCGGCTCCTGGATGACCTTCCTGCCTCAGTACATCCTGGGTCTGCTGGGCATGCCCCGCCGTTACTACACCTACCCTGAGGGCAACTACGCCTGGACCGAGCTGAACTTCATCAGCACCATCGGTGCCTTGATTCTGCTGGTCGGCGGCGCCGTGATGGTCTGGGCCATGCTGCAGAGCATGCGTAAGCCCATCACCGCTGGACCCAACCCCTGGGGTGGCTACACCCTGGAGTGGGCCACCTCCAGCCCGCCTCCGGCTTACAACTTTGCGGTGGATTTCCCCAAGACCTTCCCTTCCGAGCGTCCGCTGTACGACTGGGAGAAGAACGGTGACACCCTCACCCCGCTGGACCCCAAGACCATTCACCTGCCGGTGGATAGCCCCTGGCCTTTCCTGACGGCCTTTGCGCTGCTGCCTATGGGCTTCGGTCTGACCTTCGGCTGGTTTACGCCTTATCTGCCCGACACTGGCCTGCAAAGCTGGTCCGATATGACCGGACTGTTCAAGTTTGCGTCGGTCCTGCTGTACCTGAGCTTGCCGCTGTTCTTCTATGCGCTGTTCAAGTGGGCCGGCACCCGTGAATACGACGTGCCGGTGGCTCACCACGGCGTGACCAAGTACGACAACGGCTTCCTGGGTATGGCCTGGTTCATCATCTCGGAAGTGACGCTGTTCGGCGTGTTGCTCGCGGGCTTCATCTACTACCGCGCCACTGGGCTGGCCGAGCCTGATCCGATCAGCCGCCCGGCCATGTGGCTGGCAATCCTGAACACCATCGTGCTGGTCAGCAGCTCCATGACCATTCATACTGCCGAGCAGATGCAGCACCAGGGCCGCCACAAGTGGGCACGTATCCTGATGTTCATCACACTGCTGCTGGGTGCCGTGTTCATGATCTTCCAGGTCTATGAGTTCACGCTGTTCGGCCTGGAAAGCGACTGGCAGCAGAACCTCTGGCAAGCTTGCTTCTTTATCATCGTGGGTCTGCACGGTCTGCACATCTTGATCGGCGCCACGGGTGTGGCCCTGCCGTTCTACCAGTCCATGACCAGCAAGATTGACAAGTACAACCACGGCTCTCTGGCCCCTGCCAGCATGTACTGGCACTTGGTGGACGTGGTCTGGCTCCTGATCGTGGCGCTGTTCTACGCCTGGTAA
- a CDS encoding cytochrome c oxidase subunit II — protein sequence MLNTKRTCTGRAKGLRARGRRGLALTGLLGLGLLTGCQPAQQTLTIGDLASRYNVAMWELSIVAIALSIIIFLGVSALLFYTVFRFREDKNPDEAQQFHGNDKLEVVLVGFPVVIVLLLSVLSVRTMAQTTPVVEENVGSEITALAKQFWWNFTYTDTESAAGGLVANGNEMIMPAGRSESGDPIDTKLTLQAGDVIHEFWTPNIGAQRQAIPGSEKVWTVHTDRPAVYQGNCNYLCGASHANMRYKVIALDPTDYATFISAAQNYVAPEPAPGSAEERGYNLFMNGKAETGAVACAACHRVQGTPANSPVGPDLSFFGTRRTLGAGMWEAPLEQGWDDPQANQHLINWLTNSPGVKPGSLMPPYDGSTYQVNGQEQKGGVLTAEEISDVAAYLKSLQLPEEANYWQKVERFNSESILPGGPQ from the coding sequence ATGTTGAACACCAAGCGTACCTGTACCGGCAGGGCAAAGGGCCTGCGGGCCAGAGGCAGGCGTGGCCTGGCCCTGACTGGTTTGCTGGGACTGGGGTTGCTGACTGGCTGCCAGCCGGCACAACAGACCTTGACCATCGGTGACCTGGCGTCCCGCTACAACGTAGCGATGTGGGAGCTGAGCATCGTGGCCATTGCCCTATCCATCATTATTTTTCTGGGCGTATCGGCCCTGCTGTTTTATACGGTCTTTCGGTTCCGTGAAGACAAGAACCCTGACGAGGCCCAGCAGTTCCACGGCAACGACAAGCTTGAAGTCGTGCTGGTCGGCTTCCCAGTCGTTATTGTGCTGCTGCTGAGCGTGCTCAGTGTGCGTACGATGGCGCAGACCACCCCGGTGGTCGAGGAAAATGTCGGGTCCGAAATCACCGCGCTGGCCAAGCAGTTCTGGTGGAACTTTACCTACACCGATACCGAGTCGGCAGCGGGCGGTCTGGTGGCCAACGGCAACGAGATGATCATGCCTGCGGGCCGGAGTGAATCGGGCGACCCGATTGACACCAAACTGACCCTGCAAGCGGGTGACGTGATTCACGAGTTCTGGACTCCTAACATTGGGGCGCAGCGTCAGGCCATTCCAGGTTCGGAAAAGGTCTGGACCGTTCACACTGACCGCCCAGCCGTTTATCAAGGCAACTGTAACTACTTGTGTGGCGCTTCTCACGCCAACATGCGTTACAAGGTCATTGCGCTGGACCCCACCGACTACGCCACCTTTATTTCTGCGGCGCAAAACTATGTGGCCCCTGAGCCTGCTCCCGGCAGTGCCGAGGAGCGCGGCTACAACCTGTTCATGAACGGTAAGGCCGAAACGGGCGCGGTGGCCTGTGCGGCCTGCCACCGCGTGCAGGGCACCCCCGCCAACAGCCCGGTCGGCCCCGACCTGAGCTTTTTCGGAACCCGCCGCACCCTGGGGGCTGGCATGTGGGAAGCGCCACTAGAGCAGGGCTGGGATGATCCTCAGGCCAATCAGCACCTGATCAACTGGCTGACCAACAGTCCTGGCGTCAAACCCGGTAGCCTGATGCCGCCCTATGACGGCAGCACCTATCAGGTCAATGGTCAAGAGCAAAAAGGCGGCGTGTTGACCGCTGAGGAAATCTCGGATGTCGCGGCGTATCTCAAGTCGCTGCAGCTGCCCGAAGAGGCCAATTACTGGCAGAAGGTAGAACGCTTCAACAGTGAGTCCATCTTGCCCGGAGGTCCACAATGA
- a CDS encoding heme o synthase, which translates to MTAGMAETRPERISATWRDYLALTKPKVISLLLWTTLTAMFMAAQGWPGETFWSGLWLLIVVSLAGYASAGSAGVFNMIIDRDIDLKMARTAQRPTSSGLISSRNAFIFGAALQVLSFIALWVWATPLAAWMSLAGFLTYVVIYTMWLKRTTWHNIVIGGAAGCFPPLVGWAAVTGDLNLFAGFLFAIVFFWTPVHFWALAMMIQDEYKEVGIPMLPVVHGDRMTAAQIGLYAIYTVVLSVMPVYFGAVSWLYFISALLLGGWLLWLSWKLYRYVMGGGHPNKKEMLPLYLYSMLYLALLFVAGAADRVLLT; encoded by the coding sequence ATGACGGCGGGCATGGCCGAAACCAGGCCGGAGCGGATCAGCGCCACCTGGCGTGACTACCTCGCACTGACCAAGCCCAAGGTGATCAGCCTGCTGCTGTGGACCACCCTTACTGCCATGTTCATGGCGGCCCAGGGGTGGCCGGGTGAGACTTTTTGGTCCGGCCTGTGGCTGCTGATTGTCGTGTCCTTGGCCGGATACGCCTCGGCGGGGTCGGCGGGCGTATTCAATATGATCATTGACCGCGACATTGACCTCAAGATGGCCCGCACCGCTCAGCGGCCCACCTCATCGGGCCTGATCTCCAGCCGCAACGCTTTTATCTTTGGGGCCGCTTTGCAGGTGCTGTCCTTCATAGCGCTGTGGGTCTGGGCCACCCCACTGGCCGCCTGGATGAGCTTGGCGGGGTTTTTGACTTACGTCGTGATCTACACCATGTGGCTCAAGCGCACCACCTGGCACAACATCGTGATCGGGGGGGCGGCGGGCTGCTTTCCGCCCCTGGTGGGTTGGGCCGCTGTCACAGGTGATCTGAACCTCTTTGCCGGATTCCTGTTCGCTATCGTCTTCTTCTGGACTCCGGTTCATTTCTGGGCGCTGGCCATGATGATCCAAGACGAATACAAAGAAGTCGGCATTCCGATGTTGCCGGTGGTTCACGGCGACCGGATGACGGCCGCGCAGATTGGGCTGTACGCCATCTATACGGTGGTTCTGTCAGTCATGCCGGTCTATTTCGGCGCTGTCAGCTGGCTGTACTTCATCTCGGCCCTGCTGTTGGGTGGCTGGTTGCTGTGGTTGTCTTGGAAGCTGTACCGCTATGTCATGGGCGGCGGGCACCCCAACAAGAAGGAAATGCTGCCGCTGTACCTCTATTCCATGTTGTACCTGGCCCTGCTGTTCGTGGCGGGCGCCGCTGACCGAGTGCTGTTGACCTGA